One window of Neisseria subflava genomic DNA carries:
- a CDS encoding glycoside hydrolase family 65 protein, with product MYTRIMEISPWTLRSAKLEKEHKRLQESLTSLGNGYMGMRGNFEETYSSDSHLGTYIAGVWFPDKTRVGWWKNGYPKYFGKAINALNFSKVKIFVDGQEVDLAKNDVAGFSVELDMQHGVLRRSFTVFGVRFNVCKFLSVAQKELALIRWEAVSVDGKTHQVRIDSIIDADVKNEDSNYEEKFWQVLDKGVSDDHSYIATQTVANPFGVEQFIVNAEQIFAGSFKALGGSQTDWQVSNSFEAEVGGTPETFEKRVIITTSRDYQGLEAVKAAGHALSEKIAGVAFETLLDAHKVGWLHRWEIADVVIEGSDEAQQGIRFNLFQLFSTYYGEDARLNIGPKGFTGEKYGGATYWDTEAYAVPLYLALAEPEVTRNLLQYRRNQLPHAQHNAREQGLAGALYPMVTFTGIECHNEWEITFEEIHRNGAIPYAIYNYTNYTGDESYLAKEGLEVLVEVSRFWADRVHFSKRNGKYMIHGVTGPNEYENNINNNWYTNTLAAWVLDYTREALAKYPRPDLNVSAAELEKWADISANMYRPHDGELGVFVQHDGFLDKDIRPVSALSPDDLPLNQKWSWDKILRSPFIKQADVLQGIYFFGDRFNMDEKRRNFDFYEPMTVHESSLSPCIHAILAAELGKEEKAVEMYQRTARLDLDNYNNDTEDGLHITSMTGSWLAIVQGFAQMKTWGGKLSFAPFLPNAWTGYAFHINYRGRLIKVAVGKENVVFTLLKGEPLDLQVYGKDITLNGSHTVALEK from the coding sequence ATGTACACAAGAATCATGGAAATCAGCCCTTGGACGCTGCGTTCGGCAAAACTGGAAAAAGAACACAAACGGCTGCAAGAGAGCCTGACCAGCTTGGGCAACGGCTATATGGGTATGCGCGGCAACTTTGAAGAAACCTACTCCTCCGACAGCCACTTGGGTACCTACATCGCCGGCGTGTGGTTCCCCGACAAAACCCGCGTCGGCTGGTGGAAAAACGGTTACCCAAAATATTTCGGCAAAGCCATCAACGCGCTCAATTTCAGCAAAGTCAAAATCTTTGTTGATGGACAAGAGGTGGACTTGGCGAAAAACGACGTTGCCGGCTTCTCCGTCGAACTCGATATGCAGCACGGCGTATTGCGCCGCTCGTTCACCGTATTCGGCGTGCGTTTCAATGTGTGCAAATTCCTGTCCGTCGCGCAAAAAGAGCTGGCGCTCATCCGCTGGGAAGCCGTATCCGTTGACGGCAAAACCCACCAAGTCCGCATCGATTCCATCATCGATGCCGACGTGAAAAACGAAGACTCCAACTACGAAGAAAAATTCTGGCAGGTATTAGACAAAGGCGTTTCAGACGACCACTCCTACATTGCCACCCAAACCGTTGCCAATCCCTTCGGCGTGGAACAATTCATCGTCAACGCCGAGCAAATCTTCGCCGGCAGCTTCAAAGCCCTCGGCGGCAGCCAAACCGACTGGCAGGTCTCCAATTCTTTCGAAGCCGAAGTCGGCGGTACGCCCGAAACCTTTGAAAAACGTGTGATTATTACCACCAGCCGCGATTATCAGGGCTTGGAAGCAGTGAAAGCCGCCGGCCACGCCTTGTCGGAAAAAATCGCAGGCGTTGCGTTTGAAACCTTGCTGGACGCGCACAAAGTAGGCTGGCTGCACCGTTGGGAAATCGCCGACGTGGTCATTGAAGGCAGCGACGAAGCGCAGCAAGGCATCCGTTTCAACCTGTTCCAACTGTTCTCCACCTACTACGGCGAAGACGCGCGCCTGAACATCGGTCCGAAAGGCTTTACCGGCGAAAAATACGGCGGCGCGACCTATTGGGACACCGAAGCCTACGCCGTGCCGCTCTACCTCGCACTAGCGGAACCCGAAGTTACCCGCAACCTGCTGCAATACCGCCGCAACCAACTGCCGCATGCGCAGCACAACGCGCGCGAACAGGGCTTGGCGGGCGCGCTCTATCCGATGGTAACGTTTACGGGCATCGAGTGCCACAACGAATGGGAAATCACCTTCGAGGAAATCCACCGCAACGGCGCAATTCCTTACGCCATCTACAACTACACCAACTACACCGGCGATGAAAGCTATCTTGCCAAAGAAGGCTTGGAAGTCTTGGTCGAAGTGTCCCGCTTCTGGGCGGACCGTGTCCACTTCTCCAAACGCAACGGCAAATACATGATTCACGGCGTAACCGGCCCGAACGAATACGAAAACAACATCAACAACAACTGGTACACCAATACCCTCGCCGCATGGGTATTGGATTACACCCGTGAAGCCCTGGCGAAATACCCGCGTCCGGATTTGAACGTGAGCGCCGCCGAGTTGGAAAAATGGGCGGACATCAGCGCGAATATGTACCGTCCGCATGACGGAGAACTCGGCGTATTCGTGCAGCACGACGGCTTCCTCGACAAAGACATCCGCCCCGTGTCCGCGCTTTCACCCGACGATTTGCCGCTCAACCAGAAATGGTCGTGGGACAAAATCCTGCGTTCGCCCTTCATCAAACAGGCGGACGTCTTGCAAGGCATCTACTTCTTCGGCGACCGTTTCAACATGGACGAAAAACGCCGCAACTTCGACTTCTACGAACCGATGACCGTGCATGAAAGCTCGTTGTCGCCTTGTATCCACGCTATTCTCGCCGCCGAACTGGGCAAAGAAGAAAAAGCCGTGGAAATGTACCAGCGCACCGCCCGTCTGGACTTGGACAACTACAACAACGACACCGAAGATGGCCTGCACATCACCTCCATGACCGGCTCGTGGCTCGCCATCGTCCAAGGTTTCGCCCAAATGAAAACTTGGGGCGGCAAACTCAGCTTCGCACCGTTCCTGCCGAATGCGTGGACAGGCTACGCCTTCCACATCAACTACCGCGGCCGTCTGATTAAAGTCGCCGTCGGTAAAGAAAACGTCGTCTTCACCCTACTCAAAGGCGAACCGCTCGATTTGCAGGTGTACGGCAAAGACATCACGCTCAACGGCAGCCACACCGTTGCATTGGAAAAATAA
- the ettA gene encoding energy-dependent translational throttle protein EttA has protein sequence MSQQYVYSMLRVSKVVPPQKTIIKDISLSFFPGAKIGLLGLNGAGKSTVLRIMAGVDKEFEGEAVPMGGIKIGYLPQEPELDPEKTVREEVESGLGEVAAAQKRLEEVYAEYANPDADFDALAEEQGRLEAIIAAGSSTGGGAEHELEIAADALRLPDWDAKIGNLSGGEKRRVALCKLLLSKPDMLLLDEPTNHLDAESVEWLEQFLVRFPGTVVAVTHDRYFLDNAAEWILELDRGHGIPWKGNYSSWLEQKEKRLENEAKSEAARVKAMKQELEWVRQNAKGRQAKSKARLARFEEMSNYEYQKRNETQEIFIPVAERLGNEVIEFVNVSKSFGDKVLIDDLSFKVPAGAIVGIIGPNGAGKSTLFKMISGKEQPDSGEVKIGQTVKMSLIDQSREGLQNDKTVFDNIAEGRDILQVGQFEIPARQYLGRFNFKGSDQSKIAGQLSGGERGRLHLAKTLLSGGNVLLLDEPSNDLDVETLRALEDALLEFAGSVMVISHDRWFLDRIATHILACEGDSKWVFFDGNYQEYEADKKRRLGEEGAKPKRIKYKPVTR, from the coding sequence ATGTCCCAACAATACGTCTATTCTATGCTGCGCGTGAGCAAGGTTGTGCCGCCGCAAAAAACCATCATTAAAGATATTTCCCTTTCCTTCTTCCCCGGCGCGAAAATCGGTTTGCTCGGTTTGAACGGTGCGGGTAAATCTACTGTACTGCGGATTATGGCGGGCGTGGATAAGGAATTTGAGGGCGAAGCCGTGCCAATGGGCGGCATCAAAATCGGCTATCTGCCGCAAGAGCCTGAGCTTGATCCTGAGAAAACCGTGCGTGAGGAAGTGGAAAGCGGTTTGGGCGAAGTGGCTGCCGCACAAAAACGTTTGGAAGAAGTGTATGCCGAGTACGCCAATCCCGATGCGGATTTTGACGCGCTGGCAGAAGAGCAGGGCCGCTTGGAAGCGATTATTGCGGCGGGTTCGTCTACCGGCGGCGGTGCAGAGCATGAATTGGAAATCGCTGCCGACGCGCTGCGCCTGCCTGATTGGGATGCAAAAATCGGCAATTTGTCCGGCGGTGAAAAACGCCGTGTGGCTTTGTGCAAACTCTTGTTGAGCAAGCCCGATATGCTTTTGCTTGACGAGCCGACCAACCACTTGGACGCGGAATCTGTCGAATGGCTGGAGCAATTCTTGGTCCGCTTCCCCGGTACAGTCGTTGCCGTAACACACGACCGCTACTTCTTGGACAACGCCGCCGAATGGATTTTGGAACTTGACCGCGGACACGGCATTCCGTGGAAAGGCAATTACTCGTCTTGGCTGGAGCAGAAAGAAAAACGCTTGGAAAACGAGGCGAAATCCGAAGCTGCGCGCGTGAAAGCGATGAAGCAGGAGTTGGAATGGGTGCGCCAAAATGCCAAAGGCCGCCAAGCCAAGTCTAAAGCGCGTTTGGCGCGTTTTGAAGAAATGAGCAACTACGAATACCAAAAACGCAATGAAACGCAGGAAATCTTTATCCCTGTTGCCGAGCGTTTGGGTAATGAAGTGATTGAATTTGTGAACGTTTCCAAATCGTTCGGCGATAAAGTGCTGATTGACGATTTGAGCTTCAAAGTGCCTGCGGGCGCGATTGTCGGCATCATTGGTCCGAACGGCGCGGGTAAATCTACGCTGTTTAAAATGATTTCAGGCAAAGAGCAGCCCGATTCCGGCGAAGTGAAAATCGGGCAAACCGTGAAAATGAGCCTGATTGACCAAAGCCGCGAAGGTTTGCAAAACGACAAAACTGTGTTTGACAACATTGCCGAAGGTCGCGACATTTTGCAGGTCGGACAGTTTGAAATCCCCGCCCGCCAATATTTGGGTCGCTTCAACTTCAAAGGCAGCGACCAAAGCAAAATTGCGGGGCAGCTTTCCGGCGGCGAACGCGGACGTTTACACTTGGCAAAAACCTTGTTGAGCGGCGGCAATGTGTTGCTGCTGGACGAACCGTCCAACGACCTCGACGTAGAAACCCTGCGCGCGCTGGAAGACGCATTGCTGGAATTTGCCGGCAGCGTGATGGTGATTTCGCACGACCGCTGGTTCCTCGACCGCATCGCCACGCATATCTTGGCTTGCGAAGGCGATTCGAAATGGGTGTTCTTCGACGGCAACTATCAGGAATACGAAGCCGATAAGAAACGCCGTTTGGGTGAAGAGGGTGCGAAACCGAAACGGATTAAATATAAACCGGTAACGCGTTGA
- a CDS encoding efflux RND transporter periplasmic adaptor subunit: protein MASYASKVMRMAAIAAATALALSACNKGTDATQGAKDGKGQQAAAQKEAPPPVVGVVTVHPETVALTTELPGRLESLRTADVRAQVGGIIQKRLFQEGSYVRAGQPLYQIDSSTYEANLESSRAQLASAQATLAKANADLARYKPLVAADAISKQDYDAAVTAKRSAEASVKAAQAAIKSAGINLNRARITAPISGFIGQSKVSEGTLLNAGDTTVLATIRQTNPMYVNITQSATEVMKLRQQVAEGKLSGVDGAIEVGIKFDNGEVYPHKGRLLFSDPSVNETTGQITLRAAIPNDRNILMPGLYVRVLMEQVAVDNAFVVPQQAVTRGSQDTVMVVNDKSEMEARVVTVAQQQGSNWVITDGLKDGDKVIVEGISIAGMSGAKKVTPKEWTPPASAAAATPAVSDGQAASDAKPEAKAASEAK, encoded by the coding sequence ATGGCTTCTTATGCTTCTAAGGTGATGCGCATGGCGGCAATCGCTGCCGCTACTGCGTTGGCTCTTTCAGCGTGTAACAAAGGCACCGATGCGACGCAAGGTGCAAAAGATGGAAAAGGGCAGCAGGCAGCTGCACAAAAAGAAGCTCCGCCCCCTGTGGTCGGTGTCGTTACCGTCCATCCTGAAACCGTCGCGCTGACGACCGAGCTGCCGGGCCGTTTGGAGTCGCTGCGTACGGCGGATGTCCGCGCCCAAGTAGGCGGCATCATCCAAAAACGCCTGTTCCAAGAGGGCAGCTATGTCCGCGCCGGGCAGCCGCTTTACCAAATCGACAGCTCCACCTATGAAGCAAATCTGGAAAGCTCGCGCGCCCAGTTGGCAAGTGCGCAGGCGACCCTTGCCAAAGCCAATGCCGACTTGGCGCGTTACAAGCCGCTGGTTGCCGCCGATGCCATCAGTAAGCAGGATTACGATGCGGCGGTAACGGCGAAACGCTCTGCCGAAGCAAGCGTCAAAGCGGCTCAGGCGGCAATTAAATCTGCCGGTATCAATCTGAACAGGGCGCGTATTACCGCGCCGATTTCAGGTTTTATCGGTCAGTCTAAAGTATCCGAAGGTACGCTGTTGAACGCGGGTGATACGACCGTTCTGGCAACCATCCGCCAAACCAATCCTATGTATGTGAACATCACTCAATCTGCGACCGAAGTAATGAAGCTGCGCCAACAGGTTGCCGAGGGCAAATTGTCGGGCGTGGACGGCGCGATTGAAGTGGGCATCAAGTTCGACAACGGCGAAGTTTATCCGCATAAAGGCCGTTTGCTGTTCTCCGATCCGTCTGTTAACGAAACGACCGGTCAAATTACTTTGCGCGCTGCCATTCCTAATGACAGAAATATCTTGATGCCGGGCTTGTATGTGCGCGTATTGATGGAACAAGTTGCTGTGGATAATGCATTTGTAGTGCCGCAACAAGCAGTTACCCGCGGTTCGCAAGATACGGTGATGGTGGTGAATGACAAGAGCGAAATGGAAGCGCGTGTCGTGACCGTTGCCCAACAGCAAGGTAGCAATTGGGTGATTACAGACGGCCTGAAAGACGGCGACAAAGTGATTGTTGAAGGCATCAGCATTGCCGGTATGTCGGGTGCTAAAAAGGTAACGCCGAAAGAATGGACACCGCCTGCAAGCGCTGCGGCAGCAACACCGGCAGTTTCAGACGGCCAAGCTGCATCCGATGCCAAGCCTGAAGCTAAAGCTGCATCTGAAGCCAAATAA
- a CDS encoding efflux RND transporter permease subunit, which yields MSKFFIDRPIFAWVIAIFIIAAGIFGIQKLPISQYPSVGAPTITLRATYPGASAQVMEDSVLAVIERNMYGVEGLDYMTTSADSSGSGSVSLTFTPETNEDLAQVDVQNKLSEVLSTLPSTVQQYGVTVSKARSNFLQVVMLSSEKQSIEEMNDYAQRNIIPELQRIDGVGQVQLFGAQRAMRIWVDPKKLQNYNLSFATVTNALATQNIQISAGSIGSLPAAAGQTISATVTAEGQLRTAEEFGNIILVSNTDGSNVYLKDVAKVGLGMEDYSSSTRLNGVNTTGMAVMLSNSGNALATATAVKEKMAVLQKYFPDGMSWKVPYDTSKFVEISIEKVIHTLLEAIVLVFLVMYLFLQNIRYTLIPTIVVPISLLGGFAFISYMGMSINVLTMFAMVLVIGIVVDDAIVVVENVERIMASEGLSPKAATKKAMGQISGAVIGITAVLMSVFVPLAMFSGATGNIYKQFALTMAASIAFSAFLALTLTPALCATMLKPIQKGHHEEKKGFFGWFNKKFDSWTHGYEGWVAKVLRKTLRMMVVYIGLTVVGVFLFMRLPTSFLPSEDQGNLMLSVQLPAGATKERTDATLAQITQLAKSVPEIENIITVSGFSFSGSGQNMALGFVILKDWSERTAPGSDATSISGKLTGMMMATLKDGFGLAIVPPAIMELGTGSGLTIYLQDRNNSGHAALLAKRNELIDKMRKSGLFNPSTVRASGLEDAPQLKIDINRSAAAAQGISFSDIRTALASSLGSSYVNDFPNQGRLQRVMVQADASARMQPADILNLTVPNKSGVAVPLSTIATVSWENGMEQSVRFNGYPAMELSGSPVNGVSSGQAMAAVQQMVDEMGGGYSLEWGGQSREEAKGGSQTVVLYALAAAAVFLVLAALYESWSIPLAVILVIPLGLIGAALGVTGRNMFEALLGSIPAYANDIYFQVGFVTVMGLSAKNAILIIEFAKDLQAQGKSALEAALAAAHLRFRPIIMTSFAFILGVVPLYVASGASSASQRAIGTTVFWGMLIGTILSVFLVPLFYVVVRKFFKETAHEHEMAAKHAAEAGMIEDGKHDSDKH from the coding sequence ATGTCTAAGTTTTTTATTGACCGCCCCATTTTTGCATGGGTTATTGCGATTTTTATCATCGCAGCGGGTATTTTCGGCATTCAAAAACTGCCGATTTCCCAATATCCGTCCGTTGGAGCGCCGACCATTACTTTGCGCGCTACTTATCCAGGCGCTTCTGCCCAAGTAATGGAAGACAGCGTACTAGCCGTTATCGAACGTAATATGTACGGTGTGGAAGGTTTGGACTATATGACGACTTCTGCCGACTCCAGCGGCAGCGGCAGCGTCAGTCTGACGTTTACACCGGAAACCAATGAAGATTTGGCACAAGTAGACGTACAGAACAAACTGTCTGAAGTATTGTCCACATTGCCCTCTACCGTACAGCAATATGGTGTAACCGTATCTAAAGCGCGTTCCAACTTCTTGCAAGTGGTCATGCTTTCTTCTGAAAAGCAATCCATTGAGGAAATGAACGATTACGCCCAGCGCAATATCATTCCTGAACTGCAGCGTATCGACGGGGTAGGGCAGGTACAATTGTTTGGTGCGCAACGCGCCATGCGTATTTGGGTTGATCCGAAAAAACTGCAAAACTACAACCTGTCTTTTGCAACGGTAACCAACGCACTGGCTACTCAAAATATCCAAATTTCTGCAGGCTCTATCGGTTCTTTGCCGGCGGCTGCAGGTCAGACCATTTCGGCGACCGTTACTGCGGAAGGGCAATTAAGAACGGCTGAAGAGTTCGGCAACATCATTTTGGTATCAAATACCGACGGCTCTAATGTCTATCTGAAAGATGTGGCAAAAGTCGGCTTGGGTATGGAAGACTATTCCTCTTCCACCCGTTTGAACGGCGTCAACACTACCGGTATGGCAGTGATGCTGTCCAACAGCGGTAACGCTTTGGCAACGGCGACTGCCGTAAAAGAAAAAATGGCGGTTTTGCAGAAGTATTTCCCAGACGGTATGAGCTGGAAAGTTCCTTACGATACTTCCAAATTTGTGGAAATTTCGATTGAGAAAGTGATCCATACGCTTTTGGAAGCCATTGTTTTGGTATTCTTGGTGATGTATCTCTTCCTGCAAAACATCCGCTATACGCTGATTCCGACCATTGTTGTACCGATTTCCCTGTTGGGCGGTTTTGCCTTTATCTCATACATGGGTATGTCGATTAACGTATTGACCATGTTTGCGATGGTGCTGGTGATCGGTATTGTGGTCGATGACGCAATTGTGGTCGTTGAAAACGTTGAGCGTATTATGGCGAGCGAAGGTTTGTCGCCTAAGGCTGCCACCAAAAAAGCGATGGGTCAGATTTCCGGCGCGGTTATCGGTATTACTGCCGTGTTGATGTCCGTATTTGTTCCGCTGGCAATGTTTAGCGGTGCAACCGGTAACATTTACAAACAGTTTGCCTTGACCATGGCGGCATCGATTGCATTCTCCGCATTCCTTGCCTTGACGCTGACTCCGGCATTGTGTGCCACCATGCTCAAACCGATTCAGAAGGGTCATCACGAAGAGAAAAAAGGTTTCTTCGGTTGGTTTAACAAAAAATTCGACAGCTGGACGCACGGCTACGAAGGTTGGGTTGCCAAAGTCTTGCGTAAGACTTTGCGCATGATGGTTGTCTATATTGGTCTGACTGTTGTGGGCGTATTCTTGTTTATGCGTCTGCCGACTTCCTTCTTGCCGTCTGAAGACCAAGGTAACTTGATGTTGAGCGTACAGCTGCCTGCCGGCGCGACCAAAGAGCGTACCGATGCAACTTTGGCTCAAATCACTCAACTGGCGAAATCTGTACCTGAGATCGAGAACATTATTACCGTTTCCGGCTTTAGTTTTAGCGGTTCCGGCCAAAACATGGCTTTGGGCTTTGTCATTCTGAAAGACTGGAGCGAACGTACTGCTCCGGGCAGCGATGCGACTTCTATTTCCGGTAAGTTGACCGGCATGATGATGGCTACGCTGAAAGACGGTTTTGGTTTGGCGATTGTGCCTCCTGCCATTATGGAATTGGGTACAGGCTCCGGCTTGACGATTTACCTGCAAGACCGTAACAACAGCGGCCATGCCGCATTATTGGCCAAGCGCAATGAGTTGATTGACAAAATGCGCAAAAGCGGTTTGTTTAACCCAAGTACCGTCCGTGCGAGCGGTTTGGAAGATGCGCCGCAGTTGAAAATCGACATCAATCGTTCCGCCGCAGCCGCACAAGGTATTTCGTTCTCTGATATCCGTACTGCTTTGGCTTCTTCTTTGGGTTCGTCTTATGTCAACGACTTTCCGAATCAAGGCCGTCTGCAACGTGTAATGGTACAAGCTGATGCGAGTGCCCGTATGCAGCCTGCCGATATTCTGAACCTGACTGTACCGAACAAATCCGGCGTTGCCGTACCGCTTTCTACCATTGCTACTGTTTCTTGGGAAAACGGTATGGAACAAAGCGTCCGCTTCAATGGTTATCCGGCAATGGAGCTTTCCGGCTCGCCTGTTAATGGCGTATCTTCCGGTCAGGCCATGGCTGCGGTGCAGCAAATGGTTGATGAAATGGGCGGCGGTTACAGTCTGGAATGGGGCGGTCAGTCTCGTGAAGAGGCTAAAGGCGGCTCGCAAACTGTCGTATTGTACGCATTGGCCGCTGCTGCTGTATTCTTGGTATTGGCTGCTTTGTACGAAAGCTGGTCTATCCCGTTGGCGGTTATCCTCGTGATTCCGTTGGGCTTGATTGGTGCTGCATTGGGCGTAACCGGCCGCAACATGTTTGAAGCACTGCTGGGCAGTATTCCGGCATACGCCAACGATATCTACTTCCAAGTCGGTTTCGTTACGGTGATGGGTTTGAGTGCGAAAAACGCGATTTTGATTATCGAGTTTGCCAAAGACCTGCAAGCGCAAGGTAAGAGCGCGCTTGAAGCTGCGCTTGCCGCCGCACACCTGCGTTTCCGTCCGATTATCATGACTTCGTTCGCCTTCATCTTGGGCGTGGTACCGCTCTATGTTGCCAGCGGTGCCAGCTCCGCCAGCCAACGTGCGATTGGTACGACCGTGTTCTGGGGTATGTTGATCGGTACGATTCTGTCTGTGTTCCTTGTGCCTTTGTTCTATGTGGTTGTGCGCAAATTCTTTAAAGAAACTGCACACGAGCATGAGATGGCCGCCAAACACGCCGCTGAAGCCGGCATGATTGAAGACGGTAAACACGATTCAGACAAGCACTAA
- a CDS encoding SLC45 family MFS transporter, giving the protein MSENTQKTAKQGLPSLAKSTIWMLSFGYLGVQTAFTLQSSQMSRIFQTLGADPHNLGWFFILPPLAGMLVQPIVGYYSDRTWMPRLGGRRLPYLLYGTLIAVIVMILMPNSGSFGFGYASLAALSFGALMIALLDVSSNMAMQPFKMMVGDMVNEEQKSYAYGIQSFLANTGAVVAAILPFVFAYIGLANTAEKGVVPQTVVVAFYVGAALLIITSAFTIFKVKEYDPETYARYHGIDVAANQEKANWFELLKTAPKAFWTVTLVQFFCWFAFQYMWTYSAGAIAENVWQTTDASSVGYQEAGNWYGVLAAVQSIAAVICSFILAKVPNKYHKAGYFGCLALGALGFFSVFFISNQYALVLSYTLIGIAWAGIITYPLTIVTNALSGKHMGTYLGLFNGSICMPQIVASLLSFILFPMLGSHQATMFLVAGAVLLLGAFSVCLIKETHGE; this is encoded by the coding sequence ATGTCGGAAAATACGCAAAAAACAGCAAAACAAGGTTTGCCGTCACTGGCAAAAAGTACGATTTGGATGCTGAGCTTCGGCTATCTCGGCGTTCAGACGGCCTTTACCCTGCAAAGCTCACAAATGAGCCGAATTTTTCAAACTTTAGGCGCCGACCCGCATAATTTGGGCTGGTTTTTCATTCTGCCGCCGCTAGCCGGTATGTTGGTTCAGCCGATTGTGGGCTACTACTCAGACCGCACTTGGATGCCGCGCCTGGGCGGTCGTCGTCTGCCCTATCTGCTTTACGGCACACTGATTGCGGTCATCGTGATGATTCTGATGCCGAACTCGGGCAGCTTCGGTTTTGGCTACGCTTCTTTGGCGGCTTTGTCGTTTGGCGCGCTGATGATTGCGCTGTTGGACGTATCCTCCAATATGGCAATGCAGCCGTTTAAAATGATGGTCGGCGACATGGTCAACGAGGAGCAGAAAAGCTACGCCTACGGGATTCAAAGTTTCTTAGCGAATACGGGCGCGGTTGTGGCGGCGATTCTGCCGTTTGTGTTTGCGTATATCGGTTTGGCGAACACGGCCGAAAAAGGCGTCGTGCCGCAGACCGTGGTCGTAGCATTCTATGTGGGCGCAGCCTTACTGATTATTACCAGTGCGTTCACCATCTTCAAAGTCAAAGAGTATGATCCGGAAACCTACGCCCGCTACCACGGCATCGATGTCGCCGCGAATCAGGAAAAAGCCAACTGGTTCGAACTCTTAAAAACTGCACCTAAAGCGTTTTGGACGGTCACTTTAGTGCAATTCTTCTGCTGGTTCGCTTTCCAATATATGTGGACTTACTCGGCAGGCGCGATTGCAGAAAACGTTTGGCAGACAACCGATGCCTCCTCCGTGGGCTACCAAGAAGCAGGCAACTGGTACGGCGTTTTGGCGGCGGTACAATCCATTGCTGCCGTTATCTGCTCGTTTATTCTGGCAAAAGTACCGAATAAATACCATAAAGCCGGTTATTTCGGTTGCTTGGCTTTGGGTGCACTTGGTTTCTTCTCCGTTTTCTTCATCAGCAATCAATACGCGCTAGTGTTGTCTTATACCTTAATCGGTATTGCGTGGGCCGGTATCATTACCTATCCTTTGACGATTGTGACCAATGCCCTCTCAGGCAAACACATGGGTACTTATTTAGGCCTGTTTAACGGCTCTATCTGTATGCCTCAAATCGTCGCTTCGCTGCTGAGCTTTATCCTCTTCCCTATGCTGGGCAGCCATCAGGCAACCATGTTCTTGGTTGCAGGCGCAGTCTTGCTGCTGGGAGCCTTCTCAGTATGTCTGATTAAAGAGACCCACGGCGAATAA
- a CDS encoding TetR family transcriptional regulator: MRKTKTEALKTKEHLMLAALETFYQKGIARTSLNEIAQAAGVTRGALYWHFKNKEDLFDALFQRICDDIENCMHQDAADSDEQEWSLFRRTLMHFFTRLQTNDIHYKFHSILFLKCEHTEQNAAVIDIADKHQAIWREKITEVLTKSIAQHALSEDLDTDMAVIFIKSMLDGLIWRWLSSDKSFDLAQTAPRMIDILLDNLKNHPQLRKQK; this comes from the coding sequence ATGCGGAAAACCAAAACCGAAGCCCTTAAAACCAAAGAACATCTCATGCTCGCCGCGCTGGAAACCTTCTACCAAAAAGGCATCGCGCGCACTTCGCTCAACGAAATCGCCCAGGCCGCCGGCGTGACGCGCGGCGCGTTGTACTGGCATTTCAAAAACAAAGAAGACTTGTTCGACGCCCTCTTCCAGCGCATTTGCGACGACATCGAAAACTGTATGCATCAGGACGCGGCCGATAGCGATGAACAAGAATGGTCGCTTTTCCGCCGCACCTTGATGCACTTTTTCACGCGCCTGCAAACCAACGACATCCACTATAAATTCCACAGCATTCTGTTTTTAAAATGCGAACACACCGAGCAGAACGCTGCCGTCATCGACATTGCGGATAAACATCAAGCGATTTGGCGCGAGAAAATTACCGAAGTCCTGACCAAATCCATTGCCCAACATGCCTTATCCGAAGATTTGGATACCGACATGGCGGTTATCTTCATCAAATCGATGCTGGACGGTCTGATTTGGCGTTGGCTCTCGTCCGACAAAAGTTTCGATCTTGCCCAAACCGCACCGCGCATGATTGACATCCTCTTGGACAATCTGAAAAACCACCCGCAACTGCGTAAGCAAAAATAA